TCAATGCACAAACATGTGTGCATCgaaccataaaaaaattgaaatcgtatccaataaaattatacaatatatttaTTCTAATTGAGTATATAATTCTAATATTgagattaatatttttttattcttcatatACGCTGTTGACCCGATAAAAATACCAACGAAAGGGAAATAGTGacataaaatgaaagaaaatttatgtggtagaaatattttttggtaGAAACATCTTATGGTAGATATTTTGgtatatttaatttaattttattatttagttcatttatattattattatctttTTTAATCTAAAGttattttaaatttaataGTCCTACACTCGATTGTTAACAAAATTCTCTCTGTCGTCTAGAAGAAAACGACCGTGGCGTTATCTGTGCTCAACATTTGGACTAAACTCCGACATTGAACTGGGTTCTAGAGGCTAGAGGCCTAGTGTGTGTTTTTTCGGATACCGTCAGTCTCGATCGgtaaaataaacttttttttacataaccTGGAAAATCTGGTATAGtctaatttatatatatgctCCGGATCCGGATATATACTCCGGAAAATTAGGGGAAATAACAAGAGTTTTCCCATTCTggttttaacaaaattttaagTATTAAAATGAGGATTTAGAAGTACCGGTGCGCTTTTCTTTTACAAACAACCAACGAATCCTTTTGAGATTAACGTTTCACCGGTTCACGAGTGACATTTAATCCAAGAGATATGAGTGTTTacgttcgataaatattcgcaATAAGGTATGCGTTGCTGGTTAAACTCCAATTAAAAGTACCATTCATAGCTGAGCAATAGAGACTCCGTGAAAAACGAAGGTAAGTTTTTTCAatgcaaaattaaaataactgagatgaaaattctcaatttaaacacttttgtgcaattttttctAGGCCTCCTATTTTAGCCAATGGATTCCTCCAAAGACAGTGATGTATCTTCTGTAATAAATGATCCGCAAGCTGGACCCATATCAATATTGTCCAAAGCTATTAAACAATCAAAGATCATATTTATTGGCACTTATCTAGAACGGCGCTATGTCAAAAGTCTCCGAGCATACAGGTATTGTTTGCAACTTCTCTTCACTATCTCCCAAAATCGCAATCAGGGTCAAATTTTTATGCAttggattaacgaaaaaaagaaacacgaaAAGAGTCacgaaaaatataagaaaatttcaaacaaactTTCCCTGGATTGTTTTACCGAACAGGAATCTCTGATCATACCAAAGAGTCATTGAATATCTTTAACCTATTTCTGTTACTCCAAATATTAATAGTTAATTAATATGTCAATTTATCATTCAGAGACATTGTTGTGGTGGATAACAATGAACAAGAACTATTCAAATGTTTGGAAGAAATTCAGAAGATCACTCAACAGCAATACAGAACTAACAAATGGCTTGGCATAACTTGTAAGTCCAATTTGAATATAAAAGCCCGATTCGCTCCAATTTGAACAAGATTCCAATCGACTTGAGGATAATTTGTGAGAATTACTATGAAAATAAATCTAACACTGCAATTGTTGTAGGCGATGTGAAGGACAGTGTGATACAAAATTATAATTTGTGGGTCGAATTAGAAGGAATCCCACTTGGTCGGCATTGGTTTCAATTGAAATCGATTAAGATAAAGGATCATTCGATTCAGCCTCAACTAAGGTACTTGAGGGTAGCGAATCCATCGAATGAACGAAGATCTCTGACCATCGACGATTATCCAGAGATTGATTATAGAGCGGTAATTTCTTTGAATAATCTATCAAAGttgtaataaataaaaaacccaTTAAGATGAGACTTTATTTGATGAATCAACTAATCAATagatctgttttttttttcagttactgTCGTACGAAAATGCTTGGGGCGCGGTCAAATTTTTAGCAGTATTTGTCATAAGTTTCTTAGCATTGGCTTGCAATGCGATTTGGTATCTCGGCGATTACAGTATAAAACTGACCCATGAATTGTCGGGTATGATACGAGCATGCACGCCCGTGCTCTTCGGtattatggattttttttcaaaatgtgtgGGCGGTTTTTATTGGTTGATTTACATGTTGTGGCGAGGTAATTCGGTGCCTCCTTACGATATGAGACCTTTGATGCAGTCGAATAACCAACGAGCCATCACTTATCATAGACCGCGCGCCTATAAATAATCTCAAAATGTCATTTTTCCTTCGAGAGAgccggaaaaaaaagaatttctcgAGAATCGTTCGACTTATTTCGAAACACGTGCTTGGATCGCACATAGCGTATTATGTTTGGTAAATAAATATTCGGTATGATTATATACCGCGTGGTTTTTGACGGAGAACTCATGATCATACGTTTTTACCTTTAACTAcggaattttgtaaaataaatgcttgtataaaaatatatatgtatatgtataccGTGAACATGAAATACACAACACGCTTCGATGATGATCATCGAAATAAGCAGTAATTGTTGAACTCTTATTTTCTGTTCtgatcgtcattttttttagaacTCTTGACCCAGACAACTCAGCATTCTTTGTAGATTTGGAGAAAATTCTATTTTGCGATACTTGATACATGATCGGTAGAGAGAATTCTGAATAAATGGATTCCTGTCGGTTTTTCTTAGGACTTAAATAACTCGACCATAGTGAGATAAGATCAAGTAGAGGAATTGAGGATTTTCTTTGTGTGGAATAAAAAACGTCATGTACATACAATCAATTATATTGAAATTACAATTTGTTGggaatgatttttctctttttttgtaCACTTTGGAACCACTATTCAAAATCTATGGCTTCAAGGGCAATAGAATAGAGCGCTGGTGTGTTAcgtttatagttttttttgtccGAATCATACATGCACAGCACGGTACTTAAAGGGGACTGCGAATTCAGTCTTTCTTAGTGATTCCAATTACACCACAAGCCAATCGAGCACCCGCGTTGCCCGTTGTTTTCGAAAGCTCGTGACCTCCCTTGCCCAAATCATCAGGGTCGGCGTGAACCTGAAATATCACAGAGATTATAATTCAGTGCGGCAAAGGCTGTTTACAAGTGGAGCAttggaattttattcgtttgaaaTCTTATGGGAATTGTTCACTTTCGTATATATTGTGTCAAGAGTGAAACCACAGATTTCATAATTCTTACCACAAGAGTTCTACCAATGATGCTGTGAGCACCCTGCAGTTGAATCTGTTTATCGCTGATGTCAACCTTGGCAACGCCGTCATCGCCAGCTTGAACATTGCCCAGATCTCCAACATGACGAACTACGGCCTCGGGACCACCGTGCTCTTTTCCCAATGGATTGAAGTGAGGGCCGGCGCTTGTACATCcttttcattaaaaacaaTTACTTTTATTATCCATTACAGGACACAAAACTCATTTTAATCTGATGGAgggaattcaataaatttccagCCAAAGTAACAATTTCTATGGAATCATGGCAATTTCTTCATGCGTTACTTCCAATGTTTCTTCAATTGTCAGAATTATTA
This sequence is a window from Venturia canescens isolate UGA chromosome 8, ASM1945775v1, whole genome shotgun sequence. Protein-coding genes within it:
- the LOC122415285 gene encoding uncharacterized protein produces the protein MDSSKDSDVSSVINDPQAGPISILSKAIKQSKIIFIGTYLERRYVKSLRAYRDIVVVDNNEQELFKCLEEIQKITQQQYRTNKWLGITCDVKDSVIQNYNLWVELEGIPLGRHWFQLKSIKIKDHSIQPQLRYLRVANPSNERRSLTIDDYPEIDYRALLSYENAWGAVKFLAVFVISFLALACNAIWYLGDYSIKLTHELSGMIRACTPVLFGIMDFFSKCVGGFYWLIYMLWRGNSVPPYDMRPLMQSNNQRAITYHRPRAYK
- the Sod1 gene encoding superoxide dismutase [Cu-Zn] translates to MTVKAVCVLQGDVKGTVYFEQAGDSNPVKVTGEVTGLKKGLHGFHIHEFGDNTNGCTSAGPHFNPLGKEHGGPEAVVRHVGDLGNVQAGDDGVAKVDISDKQIQLQGAHSIIGRTLVVHADPDDLGKGGHELSKTTGNAGARLACGVIGITKKD